A genomic stretch from Helianthus annuus cultivar XRQ/B chromosome 1, HanXRQr2.0-SUNRISE, whole genome shotgun sequence includes:
- the LOC110943963 gene encoding hsp70 nucleotide exchange factor FES1 — translation MAKEGPNWDGLLKWSIAHSDGTANPRNLSEEDRKWFMEAMQAQTIDVVKRMKEITQVMQTPENILEEQGVTATDIEDMLDELQEHVESIDMANDLHSIGGLTPLLKYLNNSHANVRAKAAEVVGTIVQNNPKSQQLVMDANGMEPLLSNFTSDDDVTVRTKALGAISSLIRHNKPGIAAFRLANGYAALRDALSSESVRFQRKALNLIEYLIQENPNDCHVITELGFPRIMTHLATSEDTEVREGALRGLYELTKGKPVKTTDNTNEEDEKLKQVLQERINNISLMSSEDLAAIRDERQLVDSLWTAHYNEPSSLREKGLVVLPGDDVVELPPDVASKLFVSPLRGSNRPTANNGDKSEKKDGPLLLGP, via the exons ATGGCGAAAGAGGGACCTAACTGGGACGGTTTGCTCAAGTGGAGCATTGCTCATTCCGACGGTACTGCCAATCCTAGAAACCTAAG CGAGGAGGATCGAAAATGGTTCATGGAAGCTATGCAAGCTCAAACCATTGATGTGGTTAAGCGAATGAAAGAAATTACGCAGGTTATGCAAACTCCTGAAAATATCCTCGAGGAACAAGGTGTAACTGCAACAGACATTGAAG ATATGTTGGATGAGCTTCAAGAGCATGTAGAGTCTATTGATATGGCTAATG ATCTTCATTCTATTGGTGGTTTGACCCCGTTACTTAAATATCTGAATAACTCACATGCTAATGTACGAGCCAAAGCCGCAGAGGTTGTAGGCACAATTGTTCAAAACAATCCAAAAAGTCAGCAGCTGGTTATGGATGCAAATGGCATGGAGCCTTTGCTTTCGAATTTCACTTCTGATGATGATGTCACCGTGCGGACCAAAGCACTTGGTGCAATCTCCT cTCTGATTAGGCACAACAAGCCGGGGATTGCAGCATTTCGTCTTGCAAATGGTTATGCCGCTCTTAGAGACGCTCTAAGCTCTGAAAGTGTCAGATTTCAGAG GAAAGCACTCAACTTAATCGAATACTTGATTCAAGAAAACCCTAATGACTGCCACGTCATCACCGAACTCGGGTTCCCACGCATCATGACTCACCTTGCCACTAGTGAAGATACGGAAGTACGTGAGGGGGCATTAAGAGGTCTATACGAACTCACCAAGGGCAAGCCGGTAAAAACAACAGATAACACAAATGAAGAAGATGAGAAACTAAAACAAGTCCTTCAAGAAAGGATTAATAATATCAGCTTGATGTCATCTGAAGATCTAGCTGCTATTAGGGATGAAAGACAGCTAGTGGACTCGCTATGGACCGCGCATTATAATGAACCCTCTTCCCTTAGAGAAAAGGGACTTGTGGTTCTGCCTGGGGATGATGTGGTTGAACTACCCCCGGATGTTGCATCCAAACTTTTTGTCTCACCACTTAGAGGTTCGAACCGCCCGACGGCT